Proteins from a single region of Chryseobacterium scophthalmum:
- the rpsR gene encoding 30S ribosomal protein S18 — translation MAIDDMAKQASAGGESEVKFLTPLDINTKTDKKYCRFKKFGIKHVDYKDADFLLQFVNEQGKILPRRYTGTSLKYQRKVSSAIKRARHLALMPYVADLLK, via the coding sequence ATGGCAATAGATGATATGGCTAAACAAGCCTCAGCTGGAGGAGAATCTGAAGTAAAATTCCTTACACCACTTGATATCAACACTAAAACTGATAAAAAGTACTGTAGATTCAAAAAATTCGGAATTAAGCACGTTGATTACAAAGATGCTGATTTCTTATTACAATTCGTAAACGAGCAAGGTAAAATTTTACCTAGAAGATACACTGGAACTTCTTTGAAATACCAAAGAAAAGTTTCTTCTGCTATCAAAAGAGCTAGACACTTAGCTTTGATGCCTTACGTAGCTGACTTATTGAAATAA
- the rplI gene encoding 50S ribosomal protein L9, producing the protein MNIILKKDVENLGLEFDTVSVKPGYARNFLLPQGYALLATPKNIAALEATLEARKEEEAKLIAAATAVVDQLKKTSITIPAKVGSGDKLFGSINNADLSAALAKAGVSVDKKYIKIPGNTIKRTGKVTANVRLHRNVEYNFEFDIVSDAPVEAPKPAAPKVKVEETPSTEEA; encoded by the coding sequence ATGAACATTATTCTAAAAAAAGACGTAGAAAACTTAGGTCTTGAATTCGACACAGTAAGCGTAAAACCAGGTTATGCAAGAAACTTCTTGTTACCTCAAGGTTATGCACTTTTAGCTACTCCTAAAAACATTGCAGCTCTTGAAGCTACTTTGGAAGCTAGAAAAGAAGAAGAAGCTAAATTAATTGCTGCTGCAACTGCTGTAGTAGATCAATTAAAGAAAACTTCTATTACTATCCCTGCAAAAGTAGGTTCTGGTGATAAATTATTCGGATCTATCAACAATGCAGATCTTTCTGCTGCTCTTGCTAAAGCTGGAGTTTCTGTTGATAAGAAGTATATCAAAATCCCAGGAAACACTATTAAGAGAACTGGTAAAGTAACTGCAAACGTAAGATTACACAGAAATGTAGAATACAACTTCGAATTCGACATCGTATCTGACGCACCGGTAGAAGCTCCAAAACCAGCTGCTCCTAAAGTTAAAGTTGAAGAAACTCCTTCTACTGAAGAAGCATAA
- a CDS encoding helix-turn-helix domain-containing protein: MNDSHFGAVEELDAEFYIYHVLADNVKTEIHHHSSAQLVYAEGGIVHIFTDLKHWYLPARCFMWIPAGTPHYIFSTSPKVDLYNFYFKKEENENGFFDEINIYSVSHLLREMILYTKDWDGKITKNDGANYYFLKALKGILPEKRDKKLAFPIQHPFPNDETLLKVAQYIHANLEKPLTIESTAKEFGMSTRTLSRKFKEILGMNYVRFLRALRITRSLELMIEEKYNMYEIAMMVGYNSLSSFSNIFKKVIGIPPTEYQQKLRGND; this comes from the coding sequence ATGAACGACAGTCATTTTGGAGCCGTTGAAGAATTGGATGCCGAATTTTATATCTATCATGTTCTTGCAGATAATGTAAAAACAGAAATACATCATCACAGTTCTGCTCAGTTAGTGTATGCAGAAGGCGGTATTGTACATATTTTTACCGATTTGAAACATTGGTATTTACCAGCAAGATGTTTTATGTGGATTCCTGCTGGAACTCCGCATTATATTTTTTCTACAAGCCCGAAAGTTGACCTTTATAACTTTTATTTTAAAAAAGAAGAAAATGAAAATGGCTTTTTTGATGAAATTAATATCTATTCAGTCAGTCATTTGCTTAGAGAGATGATTTTATATACAAAAGACTGGGATGGGAAAATCACAAAAAATGATGGTGCTAATTATTATTTCCTTAAAGCTTTAAAAGGTATTTTACCTGAAAAACGAGATAAAAAACTGGCATTTCCGATCCAGCATCCTTTTCCCAATGATGAAACATTATTGAAGGTTGCGCAATACATTCACGCCAATCTTGAAAAGCCCTTAACCATCGAATCTACCGCAAAAGAATTTGGAATGAGCACAAGAACGCTTTCGAGAAAGTTTAAAGAAATTTTGGGGATGAATTACGTTCGTTTTCTACGTGCTTTGCGAATTACCCGTTCTCTGGAATTAATGATCGAAGAAAAATACAATATGTATGAAATTGCTATGATGGTGGGGTACAACAGTCTTTCGTCTTTCAGTAATATTTTTAAAAAAGTAATCGGAATTCCTCCGACGGAGTATCAGCAAAAGCTGAGAGGGAATGATTAG
- a CDS encoding TolC family protein, which produces MKMIFGAHRYHCMALCLLLISSFLHSQMIDYQHLSLQQAVEIGLKNNKKIQISHLKNEMSETKEKDLKMEKLPDIEFHTSYNQVSNLFQHENGVFGKATKYDIINGMYDFTLSASIPVYIGGKIKNIEKKAAIDTEISSLKTHLDKRQLTMEIITAFLQIHHLKEQQGLINDKMHEDSVNIKQVKALKANGVVTVNEVLRTSLQLSNHKMSWTELDNDVQIAEHKLKTILSLPENQEMHVDTEDLISENAKIPYVDELTETALHKNETVEMATKNLSLKELDKKITKANYLPKITAGGEYFMKYPNMMFFPPEPYAYRLGMIGVNLTYPIESLYKNKYKMQEAKENISLAKLQIEENEENIRHNVYEAYKKFEETDQKVSIAQEAIDQAKENYRIVRKKYTNKLSLITELIDADNAYLEAQSNLISVKINRQLKYYQLQYTIGNL; this is translated from the coding sequence ATGAAAATGATATTTGGCGCACACAGATATCACTGTATGGCGTTGTGCTTATTATTGATAAGCAGTTTTCTACATTCACAGATGATCGATTATCAACATCTCAGTTTGCAACAAGCTGTTGAGATTGGATTAAAAAACAATAAAAAAATTCAGATCAGTCATTTAAAAAATGAAATGTCCGAGACCAAAGAGAAAGATCTCAAAATGGAAAAGCTTCCGGATATTGAATTTCACACAAGTTATAATCAGGTTTCAAATCTTTTTCAACATGAAAATGGCGTATTTGGAAAAGCAACAAAGTATGATATCATCAATGGAATGTATGATTTTACGCTTTCGGCTTCAATCCCAGTTTACATAGGTGGAAAAATTAAAAATATTGAAAAAAAAGCAGCAATTGACACTGAAATTTCTTCACTAAAAACACATTTAGATAAAAGACAATTAACGATGGAGATCATCACTGCTTTTCTTCAGATCCATCATTTAAAAGAACAGCAAGGTTTAATCAATGATAAAATGCATGAAGATTCTGTCAATATTAAACAGGTAAAAGCTTTAAAAGCAAACGGTGTTGTAACGGTAAATGAAGTCTTGAGAACTTCCTTACAGCTTTCCAATCACAAAATGAGCTGGACAGAACTGGATAATGATGTACAAATTGCAGAACATAAATTAAAAACCATTCTGTCACTTCCCGAAAATCAAGAAATGCATGTTGATACGGAAGATCTGATCTCAGAAAATGCAAAAATTCCTTACGTGGATGAATTAACGGAAACTGCTTTGCATAAAAACGAAACTGTTGAAATGGCAACCAAAAATCTTTCGTTGAAGGAATTAGATAAAAAAATTACAAAAGCTAATTATTTACCCAAAATTACAGCAGGTGGAGAATATTTTATGAAATATCCGAATATGATGTTTTTTCCGCCCGAACCTTATGCCTATCGTTTAGGAATGATTGGTGTCAATCTTACTTATCCTATCGAAAGTCTGTATAAAAATAAATACAAAATGCAGGAAGCAAAGGAAAATATTAGCCTTGCCAAATTGCAGATCGAAGAAAATGAAGAAAATATCAGACATAATGTTTATGAAGCTTACAAAAAGTTTGAAGAAACCGATCAGAAAGTGAGCATCGCACAAGAAGCAATTGATCAGGCTAAGGAAAACTACAGAATTGTAAGAAAGAAATACACCAACAAATTAAGCCTTATCACCGAATTAATCGATGCAGACAACGCTTATTTGGAAGCTCAATCTAATTTAATTTCAGTAAAAATAAATCGTCAACTAAAATATTACCAACTCCAATACACTATTGGAAACCTATAA
- a CDS encoding HlyD family secretion protein — MAQKQLTRKEKRINKTITLLAWILIITGITGMLSFYLFSRKNVTTNDAQIEQYITPVSSKVSGFIQTIKFNENQFVHKGDTLIIIDNREFVNQVKMAEASLNANSENINTIESGVNTKASDTKIIDAKIASAKIDIWRTEQDFKRYKNLVSEDAATEQQFENAKASYEQAKANLLALEQQKNAVRASVNEQETKVAPVKSQIQQSSANLNNAKLFLSYTVVTAPYDGWVGKKTIQEGQLIKEGQALVQIVSKEKWIIANYKETQLGEIDQNKEVIITADAYPNAEFKGKIVSVSPASGSQFSLVKPDNATGNFVKIEQRFPVKIILENNQNNEKLLSGMNVLVSAKKI, encoded by the coding sequence ATGGCACAAAAGCAATTAACACGAAAGGAAAAAAGAATCAACAAAACGATTACTTTATTAGCCTGGATCCTCATCATCACCGGAATTACCGGAATGCTAAGCTTTTATCTTTTTTCAAGAAAAAACGTGACGACCAACGATGCGCAAATCGAACAATATATTACGCCAGTTTCAAGCAAAGTTTCGGGGTTTATTCAAACTATTAAGTTTAACGAAAATCAATTCGTTCACAAAGGAGATACTTTAATTATTATCGACAATCGCGAATTTGTCAATCAGGTAAAAATGGCTGAAGCCAGCCTTAATGCAAACTCTGAGAACATTAACACCATCGAAAGCGGAGTAAATACAAAAGCCAGCGACACTAAAATTATTGATGCAAAAATAGCTTCCGCTAAAATAGACATCTGGAGAACCGAACAGGATTTTAAAAGATATAAAAACTTGGTTTCTGAAGATGCCGCCACTGAACAGCAATTTGAAAATGCAAAAGCTTCTTATGAACAGGCAAAAGCAAACCTTTTAGCTTTAGAGCAACAGAAAAATGCAGTGAGAGCCAGTGTAAATGAACAGGAAACAAAAGTTGCTCCGGTAAAAAGCCAGATTCAGCAAAGCTCTGCAAATCTTAATAATGCCAAACTTTTCCTTTCTTACACGGTGGTTACAGCACCTTACGACGGTTGGGTCGGTAAGAAAACCATTCAGGAAGGTCAGTTGATTAAAGAAGGTCAGGCTTTGGTACAAATTGTAAGCAAAGAAAAATGGATCATTGCCAATTATAAAGAAACACAGTTAGGAGAAATTGATCAGAATAAAGAAGTTATCATCACTGCAGATGCTTATCCAAATGCTGAATTCAAAGGAAAAATAGTTTCTGTTTCCCCAGCTTCAGGTTCACAGTTTTCTTTGGTAAAACCGGATAATGCAACAGGAAATTTCGTAAAAATAGAACAAAGATTTCCGGTGAAAATCATTCTTGAGAACAATCAGAATAACGAAAAGCTACTTTCCGGAATGAATGTTCTGGTGAGCGCGAAAAAGATATAG